The DNA window CGATCATGCTCGGCGCGTTCTTCGCAGCCGACGGGGTCGCGCGGCTGATGCTCGCCTTGCGCATCCGGCCCGAGCGCGCCTGGTGGCTGTTCCTCGCATCGGGGCTGTTGTCCCTCTTGATCGGGGTGATGCTGTTCTTCGGCATGGCGACCGGCATATCGATCGCGTTTCTCGGCATCCTTGTCGGCGTCAACCTGATCTTTTCGGGCGTGTCCTATGTCTGCTGCTCGGGCGTGAGCGGCGACTAGATCAGCGCGAGCCTTTCGAGTTTCGCCGCGAGCTTGCCGGGCAGGGTGTCGCCGATATCCTCGCCCTCGGCGAGGTCGCGCGGAGGATCGCCCTTGAGATAGCGCCAGCCCTGATGCGCGCGCTTGCGCACCGGGTGGACGCGGATCAACTCCGGTTCGAGATCGATGTTCCAGCGCCCGTCGCTCGTCTCCGAGAAGCCGAGAATGCGCGAACGCGCGACAAGCTGGTGGTTGAGGATCCAGTAGAGCGACCCGCCGACGAGTTCCTCGTGGCGCTTCGGGCAATAGCGGGTGGTCAGCGCGATGCGCTTGCGCCCTTCGTACCAGCCCGCGAGATCGGCATAGCTCTTCGCCCCGAAGGCGATCTTGGTCATGTGGAGCGGCATGCCTGCCAATGTGGCGGCTCGCCCGGCGCGGTCAAGCGATCGACAGGCCCCCGTCCACGATAAAGGGCGCGCCGGTGGCGAACCTGCTTTCGTCGCTGGCGAGATAGACGACGAGATGCGCAATGTCCTCGGGCTCGCCCATGTGGCCGACCGGCTGGGCCACGCTGAACGCTTCGCGCGTCGCGTCGGGATCGGGCGTTCCGGCGATGACGCTTTCGACATTAGGGGTCAGGATCGTCCCCGGCTGGACCGAATTGACGCGGATGCCGTTCTTCTCGCGCGCGCACCACAGCGCGATCGACTTGGTCAGCATGGGCACGGCGGCCTTGGCGCTGTTGTAGGCGGCTAGATCCGCGCTCGGCTTGTTCGCGGCGGCGCTGGAAAAATTGACGATCGACCCGCCGCCGGACCTGGCCATCAGCGGGATCGCCGCCTTGCAGCCCATGAAGATCGAATCGACATCGACGGTGTAGCAGCGCCGGAAATCCTCGACGCTGATGTCCATGACCGAACCGAAGACGGTGATCGCGGCGTTGTTCACGAGCACGTCGAGCCGGCCATGGTCACGCTCGATTTCGGCGATCACGGCGAGCCAGCGGTCCCAGTCGGTCACGTCCTGAGCGATGAAGCTGCAGCCAACCTCCTGCGCCGTGGCCCGGCCGGCATCCTCGTCGATATCGGTGATGACGACCTGTGCGCCTTCGGCCACCAGTGCCTTTGCCGCCGCCTTGCCAAGGCCCATGGCGCCGCCCGTCAGCAGCACGACCTTGCCCGAAACCCGTCCCATTCCCGCTCTCCCTCTTCCTGTCGGGGAAAGGAGCTAGAGCGAGGCGAGCCCGCTTGCCACTGCCAAACCTAGGAAGGCGAAAAAGCCCATCGAATCCGTGATCATCGTGACGAACACGCTGGAGGCGACCGCCGGGTCCTGCCCGAGCCGTTCGAAGATCACCGGGACCAGCACGCCCGCAAGCCCCGCGACCGCGATGTTGATGACCATGGCCGCTGCGATCACCGCGCCCATCATCGGCGAGAACAGCAGGCCCGCCGCGATCCCGATCAGCACCGCGACCGTCACCCCGTTCAGCATCGCGACGCGCATTTCGCGCCACAGGATGCGCTTGGTGTTGGAGCGGGTCAGCTGGTTGGTGGCGATCGCGCGGACCGAAACCGCCATGGTCTGCGTCCCCGCATTGCCGCCGATGCTGGCGACGATCGGCATCAGCACGGCCAATGCCACCAGTTCCTCGATCGCAGCGCCGAACAGGGCGATGATGCCGGAGGCCACCACCGCCGTGCCAAGATTGGCGACCAGCCAGCGCACGCGGCTCGAATAGGCCTCGCGGATCGGTTCGTTGATGTCGCCGTCGCCCGCGCCCGACATCAGCAGCGCGTCCTCGCCCGCTTCCTCGGAGATGATGTGAACGACGTCGTCGACCGTCATCTGGCCGACCAGCCGCCCGCTTTCGTCCACGACGGCGGCGGAGATCAGGGCGTACTTCTGGAACATCAGCGCGACTTCCTCCTGGTCCATCGTGACCGGGATGAGCGTCTGGTCGCGCTTCATGATGTCGGTGAGCCTGACCCAGCGCGGGGCGGTGAGAATCCAGTTCAGCGCGCACGACCCCACAGGGTGATGCGCTGCGTCGATCACGAATACCTCGTGGAAATCGTGCGTGAAATCCCCGTTCTCGCGCAGATAGTCGATGAGGTCGCCGACCGTCAGGTGTTCGGGCACCGCCATGACGTGGCGGTTCATCAGCCGCCCGGCGGTCTCTTCCGGATAGGACAGCGCCGAATTGACCACGACCTGCGTTTCGGGCTGCAGATTGGCGATGATCGCCTTCTGGTCTTCCTCGTCGAGGTCCTCCAGAAGCTGCACCGCATCGTCGGTTTCGAGCTGCTGCGCGATCAGCGCGACCGCCTGGGCGGGCAGGGCCGTCATCATCTCGCCGCGCACGAAGTCGTTGAGTTCGGCGATGACATCGACCGTCATCAGGTCGGTGATGGCGGTGGCAAGCTGCTCGCGTTCGTCGCGGTCCAGCAGTTCCAGAAGGTCCGCGATGTCGGCCGGGTGGAGCGGCTCGACCAGGTCGTAGACCGCGCCCTTTTCGCCTTCTTCGAGCGCCTCGCGCACCGCGCTCACATATTCAGGCTTGAGCCGGTTCTCCTCGTCGTGGCGTTCGTCGTCGATGCGGTCGTCGGGACGCACGTCGTCCTCGAGCGCATCGGCAAGCAGCACGGCGTCCTTATCGGCGGGTTCGACCATGCCGCCCGGTCTAGGGATGGGCCGAGGAAAAGCAAGCCGGGCGCGCGCACTCAGGGGTGACTCGGCGGCTCAAGCCACTATACCGACACGCCAACCATTACGGGAGATTCACGCATGGCAGACCAGACGCTTACCCTCACGCTCGACACCGGAAACGGGGAGGGCGGCGATGTCGTTATCAAGCTGCGGCCCGATCTCGCACCCGGCCATGTCGAACGGATCACCGAGCTTGCGAAAGAGGGTTTCTATGACGGCGTCGTCTTCCACCGCGTGATCCCCGGCTTCATGGCGCAGGGCGGCGATCCGACCGGGACCGGAACGGGCGGCAGCGACAGGCCCGACCTCAAGGCCGAATTCAGCGCCGAACCGCACGTGCGCGGCGTGTGCTCGATGGCCCGCACGCCCAACCCGGACAGCGCCAATTCGCAGTTCTTCATCGTGTTCGACGACGCGACCTTCCTCGACAAGCAATACACCGTTTGGGGCGAGGTCCAGAGCGGCATGGAACACGTCGACGCGCTGCCCAAGGGCGAGCCGCCGGCCAATCCGGGCAAGATCGTGAAGGCGAGCGTTTCCTGAACGCAAGCACGCCGCCCGGCGAGACGAACGGAGCCTGCGAAGGAGGAACCATGAGAAATCCCAGCATCACCGCGCTTGCAGCGGGCGCAGCCTTGACGCTTGCCGCCTGTGGCGGCGAAAGCGGGGCGGAGACCGACGCATCCGCGCCCGAGGCGAGCGAAGGCAGCGGGGCCGACGCGGCGTTTCCCGAACTGAGCGAGGGCAAGGGGCCGGGCTCTGTTTCCGGCATGATCGCGGGCAATCCGGTCGAAGCGGAAGGGGTCTGTGCGACTTCGACCCAATCGTTCGATTTCTGGACCGACGGGACCGATTTCGCCAACGCGCGGGACACCACGGGCGATGGGCAGTATCTCATCCTGAACGTCGTCAACATGAACGGCAAAGTCCGCTCGGCCCTTCGATACAGCAAGGATGGCGAGACGATCTACAACGGCCTCGTCAGTTACGAATCCTTCGATGGCAGCACGGTGCGGGTCGATACGCCGCTCGGCCGTGAGCAGAAGATCTCGGCGGACTTGACGATATCTTGCGAATGAACCGGCAGGGCCCCACGAAGTCGGGGCCCCTTCGTGGGAGCGTGTGCCTTGTTGAACCCGCCGTCCATCGGCGCTAAGGCGCGCGCCTCATGAAACCGCAGAATCCCCCTAGGACCTACCGGGTCAAGAGCTTCGGCTGCCAGATGAACGTCTATGACGGCGAGCGCATGGCCGAGCTGCTGGCGGAGCGCGGCATCACCCCCGCGGCCGAAGGGGATGAGGCCGATCTCGTGGTCCTCAACACCTGTCACATCCGCGAAAAGGCTGCTGAAAAGGTCTATTCCGACATCGGCAGGCTGGTGAAGGCGGGCGAGGAAGCGGGCCGCAAGCCCATGATCGCGGTCGCGGGCTGCGTCGCGCAGGCCGAGGGCGAGGAGATCATGGCGCGCGCTCCGGCGGTGAGCATGGTGGTCGGCCCGCAGGCCTATCACCGCCTGCCCGAAATGCTCGACCGGGCGGCGCGCGGCGAGCGCTCGACCGACACCGACATGCCCGCGATCGCCAAGTTCGACGCGCTGCCGAAACGCAGGCGGCGCGCGCCCAATGCCTTCCTCACCGTGCAGGAAGGCTGCGACAAGTTCTGCACCTATTGCGTCGTGCCCTATACGCGCGGCGCGGAAATCTCGCGGCCCTTCCATGATCTGGGCGAGGAAGCGCGCAGGCTGGTCGATGCGGGCGCGATGGAAATCACCCTGCTCGGCCAGAACGTCAATGCCTGGCGCGGCGAGGACGACAGGGGCCGCGCGGTCGGCCTTGCGGGCCTGATCCGCGCGCTCGCAAAAATCGACGGGCTCGAGCGCATCCGCTACACCACCTCGCACCCCAACGACATGGAAGACGACCTCATCGCCGCGCATGGCGAGGTCGGCAAGCTCATGCCGTATCTCCACTTGCCCGTGCAGGCGGGCAGCGACCGGGTGCTCAAGGCGATGAACCGCCAGCACACCGCCGATAGCTATCTCAAACTGCTCGAACGCTTTCGCGAAGCGCGGCCCGACATCGCGCTGTCGGGCGATTTCATTGTCGGGTTTCCGGGCGAGACCGAGGCCGAGTTCGACGAAACGCTCGCGCTCGTCGACGCCGTCAGATACGCCCACGCCTTCAGCTTCAAGTATTCCCCGCGTCCCGGAACGCCCGCCGCGACAATGGCGGACCAGCTCCCGCGCGAGGTCATGGACGAACGCCTCCAGCGCCTGCAGGCGCGCCTCAATCGCGACCAGCTCGCCTTCAACGAGGCGAGCGTAGGCGGGACCTGCACCGTCCTCGTCGAGCGCAAGGGCAAGCATCCCGGCCAGTGGCTCGGCAAGTCGCCCTGGCTGCAGAGCGTCTGGTTCGAGGGAGCCGCGCAGATCGGCGACATCGTGAGCGTCGAACTCGCCGAGGCCGGACCCAATTCGATGCGCGGGCTCCTGCGGGAAACCGCGCTCGCCTGACGCTGCGACCCGTTACGAAATCGCGACGGACCCGCGGCGTTCCCGTGACTTTCCACCGTCTTGGAAAGGGGGCGCGCTTGCTTTGCGCCCCGCGCACCTTACCTTGACGAGTCGAGGAACGGCCAACCGCAAAAGGGCCAACCGCGAAGGAGCATATGGGCCGACGACCATCCCGCGCAGCCGATCCGGCGATCTCGCCCGATCCCCCCCGCACTGCGGTCCCCCGGCGCGCGCAGGCGGAGCTTTCCTTCGACAACCAGTCGCTGCTCGGCCCACTGTTTGGCCAGTTCGATGCGAATCTCGTCCAGGTGGAAAACCGCCTTGGCGTTTTCATCCATGCACGCGGCGACAAGGTCATGATCGAGGGGCCGGAGGACAATGTCGCCCGCGCCCGCGACACGCTCCAGACCATGTATGATCGCCTCGCCATGGGGCAGGACCTCGACGCGGGCGCGATCGAATCGCTCATTGCGATGTCGAACGAGCCGACATTGGAAGGCATCATTTCGGGCGAGACGAACGAGCCGCCGATCATGATTCGCACGCGGCGCAAGACGATCGTGCCGCGTTCGGCGACGCAGATCGCCTATATGCGCTCCCTTGCGCGCGACGACATCATCTTCGCATTGGGCCCGGCAGGGACCGGCAAGACCTATCTCGCCGTCGCGCAGGCGGTGAGCCAGCTGATGACCGGCAGCGTCCAGCGCCTGATCCTCTCGCGCCCCGCGGTCGAGGCGGGCGAGAAGATCGGCTTCCTGCCCGGCGACATGAAGGACAAGGTCGATCCCTACCTGCGCCCGCTCTACGACGCGCTCTACGACTGCATGCCGCCCGAACAGGTCGAGCGGCGGATCTTGAGCGGCGAGATCGAGATCGCGCCCATCGCCTTCATGCGCGGGCGCACGCTGGCCGATGCTTTCGTCATCCTCGACGAGGCGCAGAACACGACGCGCGAACAGATGAAGATGTTTCTGACCCGCTTCGGCATGAACAGCCGGATGGTGATCTGCGGCGACCCGCGCCAGGTCGACATTCCGGGCGGCCCTAACATGAGCGGTCTGAACGATGCGGTCGGAAGGCTCGAAGGGGTGGACGGCTTCGGCACGATCCGCTTCACCGCCGCCGACGTGGTGCGCCATCCGATCGTGGGCCGGATCGTCGAGGCCTATGAGGGCGAGGGGGCGTAAGCCCGCAGGCGAATGTCTGGTTTCGCCGGTTTGAACCCATAAGCAGTCTTACCGCTTGCGATCCCGTTCCGGCCATCCGGTCAAGCTTGACTCTGCCCGGCTAAGCTGAGGGCGAAATGCGGATCCCTTGACCGGTAGCAAGGCATGCAATCGCACGGCTGACTGTCCCACGATCCTTCCTCTTTTGCTGAACGCCCCGCGGATCGAGGCCGGTAGTCCTCAAGCCGCGCATAAAATCGATCAGACTGATCGCATCATTCAGGTAGTAGTCCTGCCATTATCGGCTAAGCACCGCCGGCGCATCATCGCGCAACCCTAACGTTGTCTAAATTTCAACCTTTTGATGGCTTTTCTGGACCCGTGAATATGTATCGAGAAGTCAGGATTTGGGATGAGCGACAGCGTGAGGAAACGTATCCTCCCGAAGCGCTCCGCGCCATTGAGGGCGATGAAGACATTCTCCCCATTTTCGCCCAAACAAGTGGGCCAACTGAGGACCATCACTTCGCAGCTGACAGCCAGCTCACGGTCCTCGCGATCGGCATTCTTGCCGCCGCGGCAGCCGTATTCGTGGTCGTCGGAGTAGAGCAGGCGCTTTCGACGGCTATCGATAGCGGCTGGATCATCCAGCCGCCCGGGCCTGAAGCTTACAACCTACTCGACTAAATCGCGACGAGGGCGACTGCTGCCTTGCCTGCGAAGAGGCTGATCAGCAGCGCGAAGTCGATTGCACGGGTAACAGTCTCTTGCGCCATCTTGCAGCTCTCCATCGTTGCAGAGAGGGTCTGGCGGCTGAACCTTTCAGAAGAGATTTCAGGATAGTCTTAACGCACCATTCACCCATCTCACGCGGCACCTGCGGCGATCAGCATTGAAGCGTAATACGATGACGAACCCGGAGGCGGCAGGAATGACCGCTGCACTGCACAATCTGCCTGAACGCCGGGACTTCGGTCTCCGGCGAGGACGTCCCTATTGGGTCGGGCGGGCTCGGCGACGAAACGCCGTATACGCAACGAGCCTGGTCTTCGCCTTGGTTTGGATGCTCTTTTCGCTTTGGCTTTCGCTTCCTTGGCTGGCCGATCTCAGCGAACTGACACATCCGACCCTCGCCATCACGGTCCTGACGTTCATCGCCTACATCCCTGGCTTCATGAATGCCTTTCTGCTCGCTTCGCTCGTGCTTCGCCCTTCGTCGCTGCGCGCCGATCCTCCGGTGTGGCCGGGCATCTCAATCCTGATTGCCGCTTACCAGGAAGAGGAGATGATCTCGCAGACCCTGCGCTCTCTTAGTGAACTGGACTATCAGGGACCGCTGGAAGTGATCGTGATCGATGACGGGTCGCAAGACAACACCTTCGCCGTCGCCTCCTCTTGCCAGAGCCTGTGCGAGGCGCGGGACGACTTTTCCCTGATTCCTCTGAGATTGGCCAAGAACAGTGGAAAGGCGGCAGCTCTGAATTTCGGGCTAGCAAAGGCCTTTCACGATCTCGTCATCACTATTGATGCCGATACTCGTCTGGAGCCGGGGGCGATCTCGGCGCTCGTTGCGCACCTTTATGCCGCACCGCCCCAGACCGCCGCCATTGCAGGAACCGTGCTGGTCGATAACCCCAAGGCGACCCTCGTAACAGCAGCTCAGCAATGGGATTATTTCCACGGCATCGCGGCGGTTAAACGGATGCAGGGGATGTTCAATTCGACCCTGGTCGCCCAAGGTGCATTTTCGCTCTATCGAAAAGCGGCGCTGATCGAAGCCGGCGGTTGGCCTGATACCGTCGGCGAAGACATCGTCCTTACCTGGTCCTTCCTGCGACGGGGTTACCGGGTGCGGCATGCCGAAGATGCGATCGCCTGGACCCATGCGCCCGAGAGCTTTTCCGCGCTCGCCCGGCAGCGCAAGCGCTGGGCGCGAGGGATGATCGAGGCGCTCAATTTGCACAAGCGCCTTTTGATCATGCCGAGGCTCGGGACCATGTTTATTTATTGGAACCTGCTGTTCATCGCGATCGACCTGGCTTTCACTTTCGCGTTCCTGCCGGGGATCGTGCTAGCCTTCCTTGGCATCTTCTGGCTTGCCGGGCCAATCACGTTGTTCGTGCTACCCCTCGCAGCGCTGTGGAATGTCATCATCTATCGCATCCAGACCCGCATGATGAAGCGAGAAGGTATCGCGATGGAGAAGAGCGCTTTGGGCTTTGTCCTTTTTGCATTCTTTTATCCTGTCGTGATGCAACCGGTTTCTGTTTGGGGTTACATCTCGGAATTTTTCGGAAGGACCAAGCAATGGGGTTGAACCGCCTGAAGTGCATGCTGCTGGTAAGCGGAGCAATGGCGGTCGGCGTGCCAGGCCAAGCGCAAGACGTGAACGGCCCCGGACCGGCTATCGGCACAGAGATATTCGTCTCCGACGATAGCGACGAAAATACGATCGTGCGCACTGCGGTTGATCTGGACTTGCGGAATGACGGCGATGCTAAGCGTCTAGGCATCAGAATAGAGAACGCTTGGTATCAGCCGCTGGGGCAACCGACCGAACAACGTCAGCGTGTGTTCTTGCAAGTTGGCGACCGCTCGGACGGCTGGACCTGGTCAGCGCGGGTCGGCACTGATGGTGACGATGTCATAGGGTCCGCGTCGGTTTATGACGACTCCCGCTTCCGCAAGGAGTTTTTCATCGAGCGCGACGTCATTGAAACCCCGCTCGGGCTCGAGCGCGAACTTTATACCACGTTCGGCGGTGCGGCAGTCGATCTGCCTGTGAATGATAGGAACATCTTCACCGTGCTTGCTGGATTGCAGGAGTTTTCCGGCGAAAATGAACGCGTTCATCTTCGCGCGAATTTCGTGCACGTCGTCAAGCCCGAACTCGGATTGAGTGTTCAGCTACGTGGCCGGTATTTTCACAGCACCGCCCCGGGCGAGTTCGACTATTTCTCGCCCCGGGATTTTGGACAGGTCCTCCCCGTGGTGCAGTTACGCCGCTTCATCGGAGGCTGGCAGTTTCTCGCGGTAGGCGGGATCGGAGCGCAGCGTTTCACGGGTTCGGATTGGCAGCAGGCGAACTACGCGGAACTCAAGGTGGAGGGCCCTGCGCGAGGACCATGGCGTGCGGCGGCCGAGGTGATCTACACAGACACTCCTGGAAACAATGCCGTTCAAACCGATAACTACAACTACGTCCAGGGTCGGTTTTCGCTGAGCCGGCGCTTCTGAAGGTTCGTTCAGGACATTCACGGCAATCCTGATCGTCCACTGAGCACCCACGCCCGGTCAATCGCCATCGGTCGATTACCCGCTCCTTCCTGACGGCTCGCACCTCTCCGACTCCCTTCTTTCCGGCGGGGACCGATCCGCGCTAAGGGCCCGCGTCATGCAGCTCGACATCGACATCGACGAATGGCCGGCGGGCGATTGGGAGGCACTAGCCGCGCGCGCGGCCGGGGCGGCGGGGAAGGTCGCCCGCGAACTCGCCAATGCGCGACTCGCGGTGAGCGTGCTGTTCACCTCCAACGAGGAGGTGCATGAACTCAACCGCGAATGGCGAGGGCGCGACAAGCCGACCAATGTCCTCTCCTTCCCCATGTTGGAGCGCGCCGAACTGCTTGGCCTTGCGCCCGACGGCCCGCCGGTCCTCCTCGGCGACATCGCATTGGCGCTCGGCGTCTGCATGCGCGAAGCGGAGGCCAAGGGCGCGAGTCTAGAGGCCCACGCAGCGCATCTGATCGTCCACGGACTGCTTCACCTTGCCGGACACGACCACGTCGATTCCGACGAACAGGCCGAGGCGATGGAGGCGCTGGAAATCGCAGCCCTTGCAAAAATGGGCATCGCGGACCCATATGGGGATCGCGAAACGCCAGGAGCGTAAAGGAGCCTAGAGCAAGGGCCATGCCCGATTCCCCATCCCCCTCCGGAGAAGCGGAGAGTAGCGGCGGATTGTGGTCCAATTTGGGGCCCGCGATCCGGAAAGCATTGAGACTCGGCGAAGGCGACCGCAGCCTGCGCGCACAGCTCGAAGAGGCGATCGACGAGCACGAGGACGAAAACGAGGACGAGGAACAGCACGAAAGCTCCGCGGGCGGCAATGGTGACCTCTCGCCGGTCGAGCGGCAGATGTTACGCAACCTCCTGCATTTCTCCGACAACGATGCCGACGACGTCGCCGTCCCGCGCGGCGAGATCGTCGCGGTCGAGGCGGGGATCGGCTGGGACGAGCTTGTCGCGACCTTCTCCGAACACGGCCACTCGCGCATGCCGGTCTATCGCGGCACGCTCGACGACGTGATCGGCATGATCCACATTAAGGACGTCTTCGGCTATCTTGCGAACGGGAAGAAGCCGCCGCGCGACTGGACGGTGCTGATGCGCCAGCCGCTCTACGTGCCGCAGGCGCGCGGCGCGCTCGACGTGCTTGCCGACATGCGCGCGCGCCGGGTCCATCTCGCCATCGTTCTCGACGAGTTCTCCGGCACGGACGGCATCATAACGATCGAGGACCTCGTCGAGGAAATCGTCGGCGAAATCGAGGACGAACACGATGAGACGCCCGAGGCGCTGATCGTTCCGATCGGCGACGGCATGTGGGATTGCGACGCGCGCGCCGAGCTCGACGATGTCGCCGAACATGTCGACCCGCGCCTTGCCGAGGTCGAGGAATCGGTCGACACGCTGGGCGGGCTCGCCTTCGTGCTGGGCGAGGCGGTTCCGCCGGTCGGCGCGGTGCTGGAACATTCGAGCGGATGGCGCATTGAGGTCACCGAAGGCGACGACACCCATGTGAAGCGCCTCCGGCTCCATGCGCCGCATACGCGCCCGACCGAGCCTCTGCCCCAGCCGGCCGGCGTGCAATAATCGCACATTCCCACCAGAAAAATCGATTTCGCTTCGATTTTTTGCATCCAATCCGCTCGACATGCGTATCTCCTCCCACCAAGGAGTTCGTCCATGCCGTCACGCCGTCTGCCTCCCCTTCGTGCGCTCGAAGCGTTCATGCGCACTGTCCGTCTCGGTTCCGCCCGCGCCGCGGCCGAGGAGATCGGATTGAGCCCATCGGCGCTTTCCCGCCGGATCACCAATCTGGAAGAATTCGTCGGCAAGAAGCTGTTCACGCGCGCGCGCCAGTCGATGCAGCTAACCGATGAGGGGCAGGCCTTCTACGAAGCGGTGAACCCGCATCTCGAAGCACTCGCGCGGGCGGTCGAAAGCCAGTCGGACAATGTCTCGCTGCTGCGCTTGCGCCTCGGCGTCCTGCCGATGTTCGGCAGCCAGCGCCTGTTCCCGCGGCTCGGCGAACTGAGAAAGCGCCACCCGCTGCTTCATATCGATATCGACACCGCGCCGCACCTCGAAGACCGTGTGGGCGATACGCTCGATGCCGCGATCATCCTGTCGCGGGGGCCGGCGAGCGGGCTCCACGCCGTGCGGCTCGACCACAATCTCGTCCATGCGATCTGCTCCAGGGACGTGGCCGATGCGATTGGCGATGCGATCACGCCCGAAAGCCTCTCGCGCCAGACCTTCCTTATCCATAACGAATTGCCCGAAAGCTTCGTCGCGTGGAAGAAAGCGAACGACCTGGAAGACATGGATCCGGCCGCGATCGACCATTACGATTCGGGCCAGCTCATGCTCGAGGCCGCGGCGCAGGGGTTGGGCATTGCGATTATGCACGACGACCACCTGCGGCGGGCGGCGGACAACCGGCTCACCAACTTGCCGGGCGCCGAGGTGCAGAGCCCTTATTCCTACTGGTTCGTGTGCAAGCCGACCGCGCTCGAAATGCGGCCGGTCCGACTGTTTCACGACTGGCTGGTGCGCGCGGGGCTCTAGGCGCTATTGCAGCGTTTCGGGGGTCGCTTCGCGGCGGCCCTGGTAACGCACCGGCGGAACGTCGTGGGCGAAATCGCGCAGCGGCTTGCCGAGCGCCTCGCGCAGCGCCTCCTCGATCCGGCGGCGCGCTTCGACGCTTATCGCCTTGCGGCCGCGGAAGTCCTCCGGGCTGAACGGTTCGAGGAACTCGATCCGCAGCACAAAGCTGCCCTTGCGCGAGAGCACCCGCTTGGCGTTGTTGAGCCCGCCTTCCTCGCCGATCCAGCCGATCCATTCGGCGACCGAACCGTAATCGAGCAGCACCGGCTGCACGAGCACGCCGGGCGGCGGCGGTTCGAGCACGCTCAGCATGCTCGTCTTGAACGGGAGCAGCGATTGCCCGTCTGTGGTCGTGCCTTCGGGGAAGACCGTGACCGACCAGTTGTCGGCGAGAGCTTCCTTGAGGGCATTGATCTGTTCGGCGACGCCCATGCGGTGTTCGCGCTTTACGAAGACGGTGCGGTTGAGCGAGGAGAGCCAGCCCACCAGCGGCGCCTGCGCGAGCTCAGCCTTGGCGACGAATGCCGTTCCGCAGGCACCGGCAAGCGCAAGGATGTCGATCCAGGAGACGTGGTTCGCGACATAGAAAACGTCGCGTTTCAGGTGGGTGCCGACCACCTCGACCCTCGCCCCCGACACGCGCGCCGCATAGCGCAGGAACAGCATCGGGAAAGGGGAGCCATAGGCGAACACGCGATAGGCGTAATGGAGCGGCACGAAGACCAGCATCAGCACGAGCAGCGCAATCGAGCGCAGCACGATCCGCACCCAGCCCATCGCCGTGATCGGCGTCGCCTCTCCGCGCGCGGCGGCCTGGCGCAATTCCCACTGCGCCGCATCGCCGGACGCACCGGCATAGGCCTCGAACGAACCGTCAGTCATGGCTGTCAGTCATCGCCGTCAGTCATCGCGCG is part of the Erythrobacter litoralis genome and encodes:
- the ybeY gene encoding rRNA maturation RNase YbeY translates to MQLDIDIDEWPAGDWEALAARAAGAAGKVARELANARLAVSVLFTSNEEVHELNREWRGRDKPTNVLSFPMLERAELLGLAPDGPPVLLGDIALALGVCMREAEAKGASLEAHAAHLIVHGLLHLAGHDHVDSDEQAEAMEALEIAALAKMGIADPYGDRETPGA
- a CDS encoding hemolysin family protein, which produces MPDSPSPSGEAESSGGLWSNLGPAIRKALRLGEGDRSLRAQLEEAIDEHEDENEDEEQHESSAGGNGDLSPVERQMLRNLLHFSDNDADDVAVPRGEIVAVEAGIGWDELVATFSEHGHSRMPVYRGTLDDVIGMIHIKDVFGYLANGKKPPRDWTVLMRQPLYVPQARGALDVLADMRARRVHLAIVLDEFSGTDGIITIEDLVEEIVGEIEDEHDETPEALIVPIGDGMWDCDARAELDDVAEHVDPRLAEVEESVDTLGGLAFVLGEAVPPVGAVLEHSSGWRIEVTEGDDTHVKRLRLHAPHTRPTEPLPQPAGVQ
- a CDS encoding LysR substrate-binding domain-containing protein, whose translation is MPSRRLPPLRALEAFMRTVRLGSARAAAEEIGLSPSALSRRITNLEEFVGKKLFTRARQSMQLTDEGQAFYEAVNPHLEALARAVESQSDNVSLLRLRLGVLPMFGSQRLFPRLGELRKRHPLLHIDIDTAPHLEDRVGDTLDAAIILSRGPASGLHAVRLDHNLVHAICSRDVADAIGDAITPESLSRQTFLIHNELPESFVAWKKANDLEDMDPAAIDHYDSGQLMLEAAAQGLGIAIMHDDHLRRAADNRLTNLPGAEVQSPYSYWFVCKPTALEMRPVRLFHDWLVRAGL
- a CDS encoding lysophospholipid acyltransferase family protein — translated: MTDGSFEAYAGASGDAAQWELRQAAARGEATPITAMGWVRIVLRSIALLVLMLVFVPLHYAYRVFAYGSPFPMLFLRYAARVSGARVEVVGTHLKRDVFYVANHVSWIDILALAGACGTAFVAKAELAQAPLVGWLSSLNRTVFVKREHRMGVAEQINALKEALADNWSVTVFPEGTTTDGQSLLPFKTSMLSVLEPPPPGVLVQPVLLDYGSVAEWIGWIGEEGGLNNAKRVLSRKGSFVLRIEFLEPFSPEDFRGRKAISVEARRRIEEALREALGKPLRDFAHDVPPVRYQGRREATPETLQ